From Salinicoccus roseus, one genomic window encodes:
- a CDS encoding S41 family peptidase: MNEEHERHETKNPGGRRINIKLFWFIIILLTSVIATAVITALSLEAGNEKAVNVGTDTRSEFSKLYNVYDTINSEYYEDVDRDALIESSIQGMVEGLDDPYSEYMNNEETEAFQETVTGNFEGIGAEVMQEGNRIIVTSPMRGSPAEEAGIEPGDEIIAVDGESIEGWTTQEAVQLIRGEKGTDVVLTIVRGEGDPIDITITRDTIHIDSVTYEEVDGVGHISVNRFQRGTTEEFESKLNEAAEDDVEDVIIDFRYNPGGLLDEAVNMINQFIDEGQTVLSLEDNNGERNEIATSGEANPNTEDFTVYILINEGSASASEVFAGAMDDLTGATIAGTQSFGKGVVQQTVEFGDDSLLKYTNTKWLTPNGHWIHGEGITPDIKLVNPDYYRVDMLSPDEVYTEGIANETVPSIKVALDTLGYEIEDFDEDFGPDLTTAVGDFQSDNGLEMTGNVTGETSTILMSELREYINENDAQLEYLVDYINGEYTEEEIEEYAESRAQHLEIELPEEETEEGEPSEGQDEEQEEESTEEPVDEASPEEESTEE, translated from the coding sequence TTGAACGAAGAACATGAGCGTCATGAGACGAAGAATCCGGGCGGACGCCGGATCAACATAAAACTTTTCTGGTTCATCATCATCCTGCTGACTTCGGTCATAGCAACGGCGGTCATTACTGCGCTCAGTCTGGAAGCCGGGAATGAAAAGGCCGTCAATGTGGGGACCGATACGAGAAGCGAATTTTCCAAACTGTACAATGTATATGACACGATCAACTCCGAATACTATGAAGATGTGGACCGGGATGCCCTGATTGAATCCTCCATCCAGGGCATGGTCGAAGGATTGGATGACCCGTATAGTGAATACATGAACAACGAAGAGACGGAAGCATTCCAGGAAACGGTCACAGGAAATTTCGAAGGCATCGGAGCAGAAGTGATGCAGGAAGGCAATCGCATCATCGTGACTTCACCGATGCGCGGCTCGCCGGCAGAAGAGGCGGGCATCGAACCTGGCGATGAGATCATTGCGGTCGACGGCGAGTCCATTGAAGGATGGACGACCCAGGAGGCTGTGCAGCTCATACGTGGTGAAAAGGGGACGGACGTCGTGCTCACCATCGTAAGAGGGGAAGGCGATCCGATCGACATAACGATCACAAGGGATACGATCCATATCGACAGTGTGACGTATGAAGAAGTCGATGGCGTCGGACACATCAGTGTCAATCGCTTCCAGAGAGGGACGACCGAAGAATTTGAAAGCAAACTGAATGAAGCTGCTGAAGACGACGTCGAGGACGTCATCATCGACTTCAGATACAATCCTGGCGGCCTGCTGGATGAGGCGGTCAACATGATCAACCAGTTCATCGATGAGGGCCAGACCGTGCTGTCCCTTGAAGATAATAATGGCGAACGCAATGAAATAGCGACAAGCGGGGAAGCAAACCCGAATACGGAGGACTTCACCGTCTACATCCTGATCAATGAAGGATCGGCGAGCGCTTCAGAAGTCTTTGCGGGCGCCATGGACGACCTCACCGGCGCCACCATCGCTGGTACGCAATCATTCGGCAAAGGTGTCGTCCAGCAGACAGTGGAATTCGGTGACGACTCCCTTCTGAAATATACGAACACCAAATGGCTGACACCAAACGGCCATTGGATACATGGGGAAGGCATCACACCGGACATTAAACTCGTCAACCCCGATTATTACAGGGTCGATATGCTCAGCCCGGATGAAGTGTACACAGAGGGCATTGCCAATGAGACGGTGCCGTCGATCAAAGTTGCTCTCGATACCCTCGGCTACGAAATTGAAGACTTCGATGAAGATTTCGGCCCTGATCTTACGACAGCGGTCGGTGACTTCCAGTCCGACAATGGTCTTGAAATGACCGGGAATGTGACAGGTGAAACTTCCACCATCCTCATGAGTGAACTGAGGGAGTACATCAATGAGAATGATGCCCAGCTCGAATATCTCGTCGACTACATCAATGGGGAATACACTGAAGAAGAAATTGAGGAGTATGCTGAAAGCAGGGCACAGCACCTTGAAATAGAATTGCCTGAAGAGGAAACAGAAGAAGGTGAGCCTTCCGAAGGACAGGATGAAGAACAGGAAGAGGAATCCACAGAAGAACCTGTAGACGAAGCATCTCCTGAAGAAGAATCTACAGAAGAATAA
- a CDS encoding PTS sugar transporter subunit IIA — protein MFKNLFGKKNDVDKEIEITSPLNGKYVKLEDIPDPVFAEKMMGEGFGVDPTDGEVVAPVAGTVMQVFPTNHAVGIKTNNGLEVLIHIGLETVAMEGKGFEGHVSEGDKVEKGDKLVTFDMDLVKSEANSTISPVIITNSDVLDSFDLKEVTDLDRADTVVASASIK, from the coding sequence ATGTTTAAAAATCTATTTGGAAAAAAGAATGATGTAGACAAAGAAATCGAAATCACGAGTCCATTGAATGGAAAGTATGTTAAATTGGAAGATATTCCCGACCCGGTCTTCGCAGAAAAGATGATGGGCGAAGGGTTCGGCGTCGATCCGACGGATGGGGAAGTCGTAGCACCGGTGGCTGGAACAGTCATGCAGGTATTCCCTACGAACCATGCTGTCGGCATCAAAACCAATAACGGTCTGGAAGTGCTCATACACATCGGCCTGGAGACTGTAGCGATGGAAGGTAAAGGGTTTGAAGGCCACGTATCGGAAGGGGACAAGGTCGAGAAGGGTGACAAGCTTGTCACTTTCGACATGGATCTAGTAAAATCGGAAGCGAACAGTACAATCTCCCCGGTCATCATCACAAACAGTGATGTTCTTGACTCGTTCGACCTTAAGGAAGTTACGGACCTGGATCGGGCGGACACTGTCGTTGCGAGCGCATCCATCAAGTAA
- the msrB gene encoding peptide-methionine (R)-S-oxide reductase MsrB, with protein MAIERNESELTAEEYKVMKENGTEPPFQNEYWNHYEDGLYVDKIKGTPLFTSRDKFASDCGWPSFAKSISEDVTEHFDDSFGMRRTEVRSESSDSHLGHVFEDGPQELGGLRYCINSAALEFIPKDELEEKGYGEYLKYFE; from the coding sequence ATGGCTATTGAAAGAAATGAAAGCGAACTGACTGCAGAAGAATACAAGGTGATGAAGGAGAACGGCACAGAACCTCCTTTTCAGAATGAATACTGGAACCATTATGAGGATGGCCTGTATGTGGATAAGATCAAGGGAACACCCCTGTTCACTTCACGGGACAAATTTGCCTCCGACTGCGGATGGCCGAGTTTTGCAAAAAGCATATCGGAAGATGTGACGGAGCACTTCGACGATTCTTTCGGCATGCGGCGTACCGAAGTCAGGAGTGAGTCCTCGGACAGCCACCTTGGCCACGTATTCGAAGACGGCCCACAGGAACTCGGAGGACTGCGCTACTGCATCAACTCAGCAGCGCTCGAGTTCATTCCGAAGGATGAACTTGAGGAAAAAGGCTATGGTGAATATTTGAAGTACTTTGAGTAG
- a CDS encoding BrxA/BrxB family bacilliredoxin, which translates to MNPYEAYMKEVAQPMREELTGRAFDDLTTPEEVDQFMNSLESDESAFVVINSVCGCAAGLARPAAVTVAEQNPVRPDRKATVFAGQDKEATERMREYIGQAPSSPSMALFKGQELVHFMPREHIEGRDVNDIMMDIKEAFDDHCS; encoded by the coding sequence ATGAATCCATATGAAGCATACATGAAGGAAGTAGCCCAGCCAATGCGTGAAGAGCTGACCGGGAGGGCGTTTGATGACCTGACGACACCGGAGGAAGTGGACCAGTTCATGAACAGTCTGGAATCAGATGAATCAGCCTTCGTTGTCATCAACAGTGTCTGCGGTTGTGCAGCAGGTCTTGCAAGACCTGCTGCTGTAACAGTAGCTGAACAGAATCCTGTGCGCCCTGACAGGAAGGCGACCGTGTTTGCCGGCCAGGACAAGGAAGCGACTGAACGCATGCGCGAATATATCGGGCAGGCACCTTCCAGCCCATCCATGGCCTTGTTCAAAGGCCAGGAACTCGTTCATTTCATGCCGCGCGAACATATCGAGGGCAGGGACGTCAACGATATCATGATGGATATCAAAGAGGCTTTCGACGACCATTGCTCATAA
- the msrA gene encoding peptide-methionine (S)-S-oxide reductase MsrA, producing MAIATLAGGCFWCLVKPFDQFEGVNSVVSGYSNGHVENPTYQEVTSGTTGHVEAVQIDFDEDVMSYEKLLDIFFKTFDPTDTGGQFGDRGPQYMPAIFYHDDKQKRVAEATIESLDAQNIFNGPIRTPVLPYKNFYRAEEEHQDFYKTNSAHYNAYFKGSGRKSFLEEHWGVE from the coding sequence TTGGCAATAGCAACATTGGCAGGCGGATGTTTTTGGTGTCTCGTAAAGCCATTCGATCAGTTTGAAGGCGTCAACTCCGTCGTTTCCGGGTATTCGAACGGACATGTGGAGAACCCGACATATCAAGAGGTGACGAGTGGCACCACGGGTCATGTCGAAGCAGTACAGATTGATTTTGATGAAGATGTGATGTCCTATGAAAAACTGCTGGATATATTCTTCAAAACCTTCGATCCTACAGACACAGGCGGCCAGTTTGGCGACAGGGGCCCGCAGTATATGCCTGCGATATTCTATCATGATGACAAACAGAAGCGTGTTGCCGAGGCAACGATAGAGTCTCTTGATGCCCAGAACATATTCAATGGTCCCATCAGGACTCCGGTTCTGCCCTATAAGAATTTCTACAGGGCGGAAGAGGAGCACCAGGACTTCTACAAGACGAACAGTGCGCATTACAACGCATACTTCAAGGGCTCAGGCAGAAAATCATTCTTGGAAGAGCATTGGGGAGTGGAATAG
- the deoD gene encoding purine-nucleoside phosphorylase: MSIHINAKKGDIADTILLPGDPLRAKYIAENFLDDVVCYNEVRNMLGFTGYYKGKRISVQGTGMGVPSISIYIHELMDEYGVKNLIRVGTCGAIQKDVKVRDVILAQSASSDSYQNRKLFKNIEYAPTSDFELLLSSYNEAKKKGLNVQVGNVFTADSFYDENGNIEQLAQYGVLALEMESSALFTISKKFDARALSILTVSDHVLTGEATSSEERQTTFNEMIEVALDASLPFIEENQ, encoded by the coding sequence ATGAGTATTCACATCAATGCAAAAAAAGGTGACATTGCGGACACGATCCTGCTGCCGGGCGATCCGCTGAGAGCGAAGTATATTGCAGAAAACTTCCTGGACGACGTCGTCTGCTACAACGAAGTGCGTAATATGCTCGGCTTCACCGGGTACTACAAAGGAAAACGTATTTCCGTACAGGGTACGGGAATGGGTGTACCGTCAATCTCCATATACATCCACGAACTCATGGATGAATATGGGGTCAAAAACCTGATCAGGGTCGGTACATGCGGCGCAATCCAGAAGGACGTCAAAGTAAGGGATGTCATCCTTGCACAGAGTGCCTCAAGCGACTCCTATCAGAACAGGAAGCTTTTCAAAAATATCGAATATGCTCCGACTTCCGACTTCGAACTGCTGCTTTCAAGCTATAATGAAGCGAAGAAGAAGGGCCTGAACGTCCAAGTGGGCAACGTCTTCACAGCGGATTCATTCTATGATGAAAATGGCAACATCGAGCAGCTCGCCCAATATGGTGTGCTTGCCCTCGAGATGGAATCGAGTGCGCTGTTCACCATCAGCAAGAAGTTCGATGCAAGGGCGCTCTCCATCTTGACGGTATCCGACCATGTGCTGACAGGTGAAGCGACATCGAGCGAGGAGCGCCAGACGACATTCAATGAGATGATTGAAGTCGCATTGGATGCCAGCCTGCCATTCATCGAAGAAAATCAATAG
- a CDS encoding HAMP domain-containing sensor histidine kinase codes for MNKQSLKYRWLRLSTLIISVTYLIFSSLLIYFTSMYLKDQEYRSVDRSLEELESLYESQPINTISQNEIYSSLYDRQKMILYTQSGEEVFSATTGIPMDLDSSFEPVHDREISAMNNDDGSFLEGRVELDSQYWDGYITVVHPLDYYNSVIRMMVFIAIIVGFLSILFTSIVSYFFSTQMVKPIRNIAYQFRNIAYQLRRIESEGFSERLQIETNTEETDYMVDSFNHMMDSLERSYNQQKQFVEDASHELRTPLQIIQGHLKLISRWGRHKPEVLDESLKISIDELQRINKLVEELLLLTKNDGKTAEVTEEAEINEEIKSRVDALRKLHPDYTFTLDLDEQPIKFHINPYHLEQILVIFLDNALKYDHERKHIIVTTEKKDGHFDIAITDHGIGIPEDEIEAIFDRFYRVDKSRSRELGGNGLGLSIARKLIDNYKGKVWMESEEGHFTKVTIRFPLEN; via the coding sequence ATGAACAAACAATCCCTGAAATACAGGTGGCTGCGCCTTTCGACGCTGATCATCTCCGTCACGTACCTGATATTCAGTTCGCTGCTCATCTACTTCACCAGCATGTATCTGAAGGACCAGGAATACCGTTCAGTAGACAGAAGCCTTGAAGAATTGGAGAGCCTGTATGAATCGCAGCCGATCAATACGATCAGCCAGAATGAAATCTATTCCAGCCTGTATGACAGGCAGAAGATGATCCTCTACACCCAGAGCGGTGAAGAAGTATTCAGTGCCACGACCGGCATCCCAATGGATCTTGACAGCAGCTTCGAGCCTGTCCATGACAGGGAGATATCCGCCATGAACAATGACGATGGCAGCTTTCTTGAAGGCCGCGTAGAACTGGATTCGCAATACTGGGATGGCTACATTACTGTCGTCCATCCCCTCGACTACTATAATTCCGTCATCAGAATGATGGTGTTCATTGCCATCATCGTCGGATTCCTGTCGATACTGTTCACTTCAATCGTCAGCTATTTCTTTTCAACGCAGATGGTGAAACCCATCAGGAACATAGCATATCAGTTCAGGAACATAGCATATCAGTTGAGGCGGATAGAGTCGGAAGGATTCTCGGAACGTCTCCAGATAGAGACGAATACTGAAGAGACGGACTATATGGTCGACTCCTTCAACCATATGATGGATTCGCTGGAGCGTTCATACAATCAGCAGAAGCAGTTTGTTGAAGATGCATCCCACGAACTGAGGACGCCGCTCCAGATCATCCAGGGGCACCTCAAGCTGATCAGCCGATGGGGGAGGCACAAGCCTGAAGTGCTCGATGAATCATTGAAGATATCCATCGATGAGCTCCAACGGATCAACAAGCTGGTCGAAGAACTGCTGCTGCTCACCAAAAATGATGGAAAAACTGCAGAAGTGACTGAAGAAGCAGAAATCAATGAAGAAATAAAGAGCAGGGTTGATGCGCTCAGGAAACTGCATCCCGACTATACTTTCACACTTGACCTCGATGAACAGCCCATAAAGTTCCACATCAATCCCTACCACCTTGAACAGATACTGGTCATATTCCTTGATAATGCCCTCAAATATGACCATGAACGCAAACACATCATCGTCACCACCGAGAAGAAGGACGGGCATTTCGATATCGCCATCACAGATCACGGCATCGGCATACCGGAAGATGAAATCGAGGCCATATTCGACCGGTTCTACAGGGTGGATAAATCGAGGAGCAGGGAGCTTGGAGGAAATGGTCTCGGACTCTCCATAGCAAGAAAACTTATCGATAACTATAAGGGGAAAGTATGGATGGAAAGCGAAGAGGGGCATTTTACAAAAGTGACCATCCGTTTCCCTCTTGAAAATTAG
- a CDS encoding YozE family protein → MKNYSFYQYIRTRRGEASPIGRLAEHIAGDAMFPKYSDDYLEISDYLERNPYEDMPLSHYDTAFEDYRNWLEH, encoded by the coding sequence ATGAAGAACTATTCCTTCTATCAATATATCAGAACACGAAGAGGGGAAGCTTCTCCCATCGGCCGACTGGCCGAACATATTGCGGGTGATGCCATGTTCCCGAAGTATTCCGACGACTATCTTGAAATATCAGACTACCTGGAGAGGAACCCCTACGAGGACATGCCGCTTTCGCATTATGACACAGCTTTTGAAGACTATCGCAACTGGCTGGAGCATTAG
- a CDS encoding phosphatase PAP2 family protein, with the protein MTRMKKLSLFLVFTLIFGVIAYFHESRIGHWIDTEVYEFIYASESFITTALMLGFTQVGEVLSMVILSLIMITILMLYRLKFETLFMIISMLASSILIPVMKNSFDRERPSMLRLIDITGFSFPSGHAMGSTIFFGSLMTLIKNSGLNNKSILYGLCAFFILMISSSRVYLGVHYPTDVIAGIVAGIAVVIATSFILHKKT; encoded by the coding sequence ATGACCCGAATGAAGAAACTTTCGCTCTTTCTGGTTTTCACGCTCATTTTTGGCGTCATCGCCTATTTCCATGAGTCCCGTATCGGACATTGGATCGATACTGAAGTCTATGAGTTCATCTATGCTTCCGAAAGCTTCATTACAACAGCTTTGATGCTCGGTTTCACACAGGTCGGTGAAGTCCTGTCGATGGTCATCCTTTCATTGATAATGATTACGATATTGATGCTCTACAGGCTGAAGTTCGAGACCCTTTTCATGATCATCTCCATGCTCGCAAGCAGCATACTCATACCAGTCATGAAAAATTCATTCGACAGGGAAAGACCCTCCATGCTGAGACTCATCGATATCACAGGATTCAGTTTTCCAAGTGGGCATGCGATGGGATCGACAATCTTCTTTGGCTCCCTCATGACGCTGATCAAGAACAGCGGTCTGAATAATAAAAGCATACTGTATGGATTATGTGCATTCTTCATACTGATGATTTCTTCTTCAAGAGTCTACCTTGGCGTCCATTATCCCACGGATGTAATTGCTGGAATTGTAGCCGGTATAGCTGTCGTCATCGCTACAAGTTTCATTCTGCATAAAAAAACTTGA
- a CDS encoding dihydrofolate reductase, translating into MVSLIVCHAEQNVIGFKNKMPWHLPNDLKHVKKLTQGNTIVMGRKTFDSLGRPLPNRRNVVLTRNRDFDAEGIDVIHEVADIKELEGEVFIFGGSGVYNQTMDLVDEMHITRIHETFGGDTFFPEYDESEWELVSSEEGIIDDKNRYPHEFLHFRRRTH; encoded by the coding sequence ATGGTATCTTTAATCGTATGTCACGCGGAACAGAATGTCATCGGCTTCAAGAACAAGATGCCGTGGCACCTGCCGAATGACCTTAAGCATGTCAAAAAGCTGACTCAGGGCAATACAATCGTCATGGGGCGGAAAACCTTCGATTCACTCGGGCGGCCCCTGCCGAACCGCCGCAATGTCGTGCTGACTCGAAACAGGGATTTTGATGCGGAAGGTATTGATGTCATCCATGAAGTGGCGGACATCAAAGAGCTGGAAGGGGAGGTATTCATCTTCGGCGGCAGCGGCGTCTATAATCAGACGATGGACCTTGTCGATGAAATGCACATCACAAGGATCCACGAAACTTTTGGCGGGGATACTTTCTTTCCGGAATATGATGAGTCGGAATGGGAACTTGTGTCCAGTGAAGAAGGCATCATAGACGACAAGAACAGATATCCCCATGAATTCCTTCATTTCAGGCGCAGGACACATTAG
- a CDS encoding undecaprenyldiphospho-muramoylpentapeptide beta-N-acetylglucosaminyltransferase, which translates to MEAKKRKVVLTGGGTVGHVMLNKLLIPCFINKGVEPVYIGSKKGIEKEIIGATSIKYYNISSGKLRRYISAENFKDVFKVMRGVGDARKVLKKEQVEFVFSKGGFVSVPVVLAAKSLGIPVYIHESDITPGLANRIAGKFATKIYVTFKKTLEYVPKGKSEYLGPVIRDELKRGYRDIGYELTGFTEEKPVMIVMGGSLGARSINTFVRENLDALTKEWQIIHLCGRGNYQEGLDNPNYRQFEFVKKELPHLLRISDIAVGRSGSNAIYEFLLNEKPMILIPLPLSQSRGDQVENAEYFKEKGYAEVIQDEELDLETFQTTLDRIEGKKDAIVECMKKFEGGFRPESLVNLLLDGEAQR; encoded by the coding sequence ATGGAAGCGAAAAAGAGAAAAGTTGTCCTCACCGGTGGAGGCACCGTCGGACACGTAATGCTTAACAAACTGCTTATACCCTGCTTTATAAATAAGGGTGTTGAACCTGTCTATATTGGTTCGAAAAAGGGAATTGAAAAGGAAATAATCGGTGCAACATCCATCAAATACTACAATATTTCAAGCGGAAAGCTGAGACGCTACATTTCTGCCGAGAACTTCAAGGATGTATTCAAAGTCATGAGGGGTGTCGGGGATGCCCGTAAAGTATTGAAGAAGGAACAGGTCGAATTCGTATTTTCAAAAGGCGGTTTCGTCAGTGTACCGGTTGTGTTGGCAGCCAAATCTCTTGGAATTCCAGTATATATACATGAGTCCGACATCACTCCGGGCCTGGCCAACCGTATAGCTGGAAAATTCGCCACTAAAATCTATGTCACTTTCAAGAAGACCCTGGAGTATGTTCCGAAAGGAAAATCCGAGTATCTGGGCCCAGTGATACGGGATGAACTCAAAAGGGGCTACAGGGATATCGGATATGAACTCACCGGATTCACTGAAGAAAAGCCCGTCATGATCGTGATGGGAGGCTCCCTCGGTGCCCGTTCAATCAACACCTTCGTAAGGGAGAACCTCGATGCCCTGACGAAGGAATGGCAGATCATCCACCTATGTGGACGGGGCAATTACCAGGAGGGGCTCGACAACCCGAACTACAGACAGTTCGAATTCGTGAAGAAGGAGCTGCCGCACCTTCTGAGGATTTCGGATATTGCCGTCGGAAGAAGTGGTTCGAATGCCATCTATGAGTTCCTGCTGAATGAAAAGCCGATGATACTCATCCCGCTGCCGCTCTCTCAGAGCAGGGGAGATCAGGTTGAAAACGCCGAGTACTTCAAGGAAAAGGGCTATGCTGAAGTCATTCAGGACGAAGAACTGGATCTTGAAACATTCCAGACCACCCTGGACCGCATCGAAGGCAAAAAGGATGCCATCGTGGAATGCATGAAGAAGTTTGAAGGTGGCTTCAGGCCGGAATCACTTGTTAATCTCCTGCTCGATGGGGAGGCGCAGCGATGA
- a CDS encoding thymidylate synthase, whose translation MMNRFDQTYHDLLKKIMEEGKYKGDRTGTGTHSIFGHQMRFNMEDGFPLLTTKKVLFKMLATELIWFIRGDTNIRFLLQYNNNIWNEWAFKNWVESEEYKGPDMTDFGNRAQKDEDFKAVYQKEMDAFKKMVLEDDAFAGKYGNLGNVYGRQWRAWEGPDGSFTDQLKDVVENIRNNPDSRRHIVTAWNPAEIGTMALPPCHAFFQFYVNDGKLSLQLYQRSGDVFLGVPFNIASYALLLHLVARECGLRPHEFVHTLGDAHIYTNHFDAVETQLERDGFEAPGIRIHGERSMFELDYEDFEVVDYESHPYIKAPIAV comes from the coding sequence ATGATGAATCGTTTCGATCAGACATACCATGATCTCCTGAAGAAGATCATGGAAGAGGGAAAGTACAAGGGGGACCGTACCGGCACCGGCACACACTCCATCTTCGGCCATCAGATGAGGTTCAACATGGAGGACGGATTTCCACTGCTCACCACGAAGAAGGTGCTGTTCAAGATGCTTGCGACCGAACTGATATGGTTCATACGCGGGGATACGAACATACGTTTCCTACTCCAGTACAACAACAACATCTGGAACGAATGGGCCTTCAAGAACTGGGTCGAGTCGGAAGAGTACAAGGGCCCGGACATGACCGACTTCGGTAATCGTGCCCAGAAGGATGAAGACTTCAAGGCGGTCTATCAGAAGGAGATGGATGCCTTCAAGAAGATGGTCCTGGAGGATGATGCATTTGCCGGGAAGTATGGAAACCTGGGCAATGTATATGGCCGCCAATGGCGTGCATGGGAAGGTCCTGACGGCAGCTTTACGGACCAGCTCAAGGATGTCGTTGAAAACATCCGCAACAACCCTGATTCCCGCCGTCATATCGTCACCGCCTGGAACCCGGCTGAGATCGGTACGATGGCCCTGCCGCCATGCCATGCCTTCTTCCAGTTCTATGTAAATGACGGCAAGCTGAGCCTCCAGCTCTATCAGAGGAGTGGAGATGTATTTTTAGGTGTGCCTTTCAACATCGCAAGTTATGCACTTCTTCTGCATCTTGTTGCCAGGGAGTGCGGCCTCCGTCCACATGAATTCGTCCATACGCTCGGGGATGCACACATCTACACCAACCATTTCGATGCGGTTGAAACACAGCTCGAGCGGGATGGCTTCGAAGCCCCTGGAATAAGGATACATGGTGAGCGCTCCATGTTTGAACTGGATTATGAGGACTTCGAAGTCGTGGACTATGAATCACATCCTTATATCAAGGCACCAATCGCTGTATAG
- a CDS encoding response regulator transcription factor, producing the protein MKNILVVEDELNLARFIELELVHEGYHVTLSADGEEGLKKALDHDFDCILLDLMLPKLNGLEVCRRLRKEKDTPIIIITAKGETYDKVIGLDYGADDYIVKPFEIEELLARIRVIMRRSSSQEDKREILELHGITMDTSAYHVTLDDKELDLTKTEYELLHLLMKNAGVVLQRETILDHVWGYDSEVETNVVDVYIRYLRNKLKPFDKHKLIETVRGVGYVIRP; encoded by the coding sequence ATGAAAAATATTCTAGTAGTTGAAGATGAACTGAACCTCGCACGATTCATAGAACTGGAACTGGTCCATGAAGGGTATCACGTAACCCTTTCTGCTGATGGGGAGGAGGGGTTGAAAAAGGCACTCGATCATGATTTCGACTGCATATTGCTCGATCTGATGCTTCCGAAATTGAACGGACTGGAAGTCTGCCGCCGGCTGAGGAAGGAGAAGGACACACCAATCATCATCATTACAGCCAAAGGGGAAACCTATGATAAGGTGATCGGGCTGGACTATGGCGCTGATGACTACATTGTGAAGCCCTTCGAAATAGAGGAGCTGCTCGCTAGGATACGCGTCATCATGAGGCGTTCCAGTTCACAGGAAGACAAACGGGAAATACTGGAACTCCATGGCATAACGATGGATACATCCGCCTACCATGTCACTCTGGACGACAAGGAGCTCGACTTGACCAAGACTGAGTATGAACTCCTCCACCTCCTGATGAAGAATGCCGGTGTCGTCCTGCAACGTGAGACCATCCTGGACCATGTATGGGGATATGACAGTGAAGTGGAGACGAATGTGGTCGATGTGTATATCAGATACCTCCGCAACAAACTCAAACCTTTCGACAAGCACAAACTGATAGAAACCGTAAGGGGTGTAGGGTACGTGATCCGACCATGA
- a CDS encoding DUF2140 family protein → MNIWKWLFMGLLLVNAAIVIWLSTALSGDYQAPSAENDNYTPEESGIEVKMNNDAMESIINDAIDDESLAITVDEEQIALDVVRQVIGLSIETSVELEPVSTGEEVVFELVDINISDLPLSQNMMYGLIKDQSDLPEGISFRDDERALVIDSEVFTEQLEWDVRVDSIDYENDEWYFSITR, encoded by the coding sequence TTGAATATTTGGAAATGGCTTTTCATGGGACTGCTGCTGGTGAACGCAGCTATCGTCATATGGCTGTCTACAGCGCTAAGCGGCGATTATCAGGCCCCTTCGGCAGAAAATGATAATTATACTCCAGAAGAATCGGGTATAGAGGTAAAGATGAACAACGATGCAATGGAATCCATCATCAATGATGCCATCGATGATGAGAGCCTCGCGATCACCGTAGACGAGGAGCAGATCGCCCTGGATGTGGTCAGGCAGGTAATCGGATTATCGATTGAAACTTCGGTCGAACTTGAACCGGTCTCCACTGGTGAAGAAGTGGTGTTTGAGCTGGTGGACATCAACATTTCTGATCTGCCACTCTCACAGAACATGATGTATGGCCTGATCAAAGATCAGAGCGACCTGCCCGAAGGCATCAGTTTCAGGGATGACGAACGTGCCCTTGTAATCGATTCGGAAGTGTTCACAGAGCAGCTTGAATGGGATGTCAGAGTCGATTCGATTGATTATGAGAATGATGAGTGGTATTTTTCTATAACAAGATAA